A DNA window from Trichosurus vulpecula isolate mTriVul1 chromosome 2, mTriVul1.pri, whole genome shotgun sequence contains the following coding sequences:
- the LOC118837287 gene encoding probable E3 ubiquitin-protein ligase TRIML1, with the protein MDARDLIENLKAELTCSICLGCIIDPVTVKCGHSFCTGCLLQCKEGDNETLNCPECRRFIRPGDLMLNKKLKNLSITGKRLRSHLLQSVVGLTTCDQHGEKEKFFCEEDQRLLCDSCLLAPEHKDHHVLPLETATDKCKDKLQETRNILEKKEQEFKTALDKVRRRKTRCKEDTHDLKQSLMSEYVKMHEFLWDEEHEYLKRLDQESRDNLVKLEERKAELSQQIQNLQRMIVEVEENLDKAPLEVLQDMTGTLEKNEECLLQKPELPSLGWSTYSITALREMLMSFQRDITFDPESANPHLTLSEDLKKVKYGSVPQDLPNNKERFDYVLAVLGAQTFTSGKHYWEVEVGEKTEWELGICKDSVSRKGKLSFSSEDVRTLAGCTSGNCSFILNSHNDFQSIQPIHKVGIFLDYEKGHIAFYNVTDRCLIYSPSNTVFEGPLRPYFSFGEPKEESTPGSLIICPIINE; encoded by the coding sequence ATGGATGCAAGAGACTTAATTGAAAACCTCAAGGCAGAGCTCACTTGCTCCATCTGTCTGGGTTGCATCATTGATCCAGTGACTGTCAAATGTGGCCATtccttttgcacaggctgtcttcTCCAGTGCAAGGAGGGAGACAATGAAACCTTGAACTGCCCAGAGTGCAGACGATTCATCAGACCCGGTGACTTGATGCTCAACAAGAAACTGAAGAATCTGTCCATCACTGGTAAGAGGCTGAGATCTCATTTGTTGCAGAGTGTGGTGGGCCTGACCACCTGTGATCAACATGGGGAAAAAGAGAAGTTCTTCTGTGAGGAAGACCAGAGACTCCTCTGTGATTCTTGTCTATTAGCCCCAGAGCACAAGGATCATCATGTCCTTCCTTTGGAAACAGCGACTGATAAGTGCAAGGACAAGCTCCAGGAGACAAGGAATATcttagagaaaaaagaacaggaaTTTAAAACGGCATTGGACAAAGTGAGAAGAAGAAAGACACGCTGTAAGGAGGACACCCATGATTTGAAACAGTCCCTTATGTCTGAATATGTGAAAATGCACGAGTTTTTATGGGATGAAGAACATGAGTACTTGAAAAGACTGGATCAGGAATCCAGAGACAATCTGGTCAAACTGGAGGAAAGAAAGGCTGAGTTGTCCCAGCAAATCCAGAATCTGCAAAGGATGATTGTAGAAGTAGAGGAGAATTTGGATAAGGCACCCTTGGAAGTTCTGCAGGATATGACAGGCACTTTGGAAAAGAATGAGGAATGCCTACTTCAAAAACCAGAGCTTCCTTCCCTTGGCTGGTCCACCTACTCCATCACAGCTTTGAGAGAAATGCTCATGAGTTTCCAGAGGGATATCACTTTTGATCCTGAATCAGCCAATCCTCATCTCACCCTGTCTGAAGACTTGAAGAAGGTCAAGTATGGAAGTGTCCCTCAGGACCTTCCTAACAACAAAGAGAGATTTGACTATGTTCTTGCTGTTTTGGGGGCCCAGACCTTCACCTCAGGCAAACACTATTGGGAAGTGGAAGTGGGAGAGAAGACAGAGTGGGAATTGGGCATCTGTAAAGATTCAGTCAGCAGAAAGGGGAAACTCTCCTTCTCATCTGAGGATGTAAGGACCCTAGCAGGCTGCACATCTGGAAATTGTTCCTTCATTTTGAATTCACATAATGACTTTCAATCGATTCAGCCTATACACAAAGTAGGAATTTTTCTTGATTATGAAAAGGGACATATAGCATTTTATAATGTCACAGACAGATGTCTCATCTATAGTCCCTCAAATACAGTCTTTGAAGGGCCTCTCCGCCCTTACTTCTCTTTTGGCGAGCCTAAGGAAGAAAGTACCCCTGGATCACTCATTATTTGCCCCATTATTAATGAGTAG